CAAGGAAATCTGAACAGGTTCCCCTTTCGGAAGCATTAGGTAGAATAACCTACAGTCCGGTGATAGCACCTATTCCTGTTCCGCTTTTTGATAATTCGGGTATGGATGGCTACGCGATTTGTTTTGCGGATGCCGGGGATAGTCGAAAAGTCGTCCACATGGTTCAAGCGGGAGCTTCCCCCTCTATTGAATGGGAAAAGGGAACAGCTGTTCGAATCTTTACCGGAGCTCCTGTTCCTAAAGGAGCAGACACCGTGATTCAACAAGAATGGGTCACCTTAGTAGGTGATCAAATCTTCTTCGATTTGGAGAAAATTACCCTTGGTATGCATGTCCGAAAAGCAGGCGCGCAATGTCACGTTGGAGAGGAGGTAATTCCAGAAAACACGCTACTGACTCCTGGATCGATTGGGCTTTTGGCCTCTTTGGGAATTACTACTGTCGAGGTAATAGCAAAGCCAAAGGTTGGGCTGATTTTGACAGGAGACGAAATCGTGGAAAGCGGAACTGAGCTTCTTCCAGGTCAAATATTCAATTCTAATGGTCCTGCGATTCAAACCTACCTGACTCAATTAGGTCTGGATTTACCTACAATTTGGAAGGTGAAAGATCAAAAAGATGAGGTAGTCCGTGTGATCCGAGAGGCCTTAAATGAAGTGGATGTTTTGCTTTTAACGGGCGGAATTTCGGTGGGAGACTTTGATTTTGTCAAACCTGCCTTGGAAGAAAATGGAGTTGATCCGGTGTTCTATAAAGTAAAGCAACGCCCCGGAAAACCCCTTTTGGTAGGAAGCAAAGGCCCTCAAATCGTTTTTGCCTTACCGGGAAATCCAGCATCTGTTTTATCCTGCTTTATTCAATATGTGAAGCCTGTCTTACTGACTTGGATGGGAGATCAAGGAGCTTGGACCAGAAAAATAGAAGTACCCCTTGCCGAGACCTTTACGAAAAAGGTGCCACTTACCTTTTTTCTCAAGGCAAAGTTAGAAAATGGAAAAGTTCATATTCTTCCCGGTCAGGAGTCTTTTAATTTGCTGCCTTTTGGAATAGCCGATGGTTTGGTGGAAATCCCTGAAGAGTTGGAAGCAATAGACAAAGGAAGTTTAGTAATATTTTACCCTTGGTAAGTATGGAAAACTGGGATTGGATTTTATATGTTCTCATGCCTTTTGCGGCATTTATGTATGCATCAGTGGGTCACGGAGGAGCGAGTAGCTACTTGATGATTTTAGCATTGATGGGCTTTGCGCCAGAAGAAATCAGGCCCTCCGGACTTATTCTGAATATGTTTGTGTCCATGATTTCCTTTTTGAATTATCGGAAAACAGGAAAATTTCCTACGAGTCTCTTTCTTTCACTGATTTTGTTTTCCATACCTGCAGCCTATTTGGGAGGTACATTGCTTTTGGAGACAGGGATTTACAAGAAAATTCTTGGCGTATTATTGCTATTTCCAGTCTTGAGATTTGCAGGAGTTTTTCCGATTTCTGAAGACCAGCGAATTGAACGGAAATGGTGGATGGGGCCTGTTTTAGGCTTTGCTATTGGTTTATTATCCGGAATGATCGGGATCGGTGGGGGAATTATTCTTTCTCCAATAATCTTGATGTTGGGATGGGCCGGTGTCAAGGAAACTGCAGCACTTAGCGCACTCTTTATCTTCCTCAATTCGGTTTCTGGATTTTTGGGAGCTTCTGTATTTCATATCGAATTTTCGACCCAACTCTGGATTTTACTTCCTTTGACGGTAGCAGGAGGGGCTTTGGGAGCCTATTTAGGGGCTAAAAAATTTAGCCCAAAGGCATTGAAGTACTTATTGGCTTTCGTTTTGGCTTTTGCGGCTGTGAAGTTGATCTTGGGTTAAAAACTCATCGTTAACTCGTAGAAGACCCAAAGAAAGCTTGATGCTAATCGCACTTAGGTGAGTCCTCTGATTTCATCTTTTCAATTTGTGAATTGATCTAGGTAAATCTGTGGGAGAAAAAACATTCTAAGCCTTAACTTGGTACCTGAATAAAATTAAACCATGTCTAACCTTATTCACATCAAAGCATTTGGAATGATTGCCGAGAAAATGGGCAAAGTGTCTCTGGAACTCGAAAATCCGGGAAGCACAGCAGCCTTGAAAAACGAGTTGTTTGCTCAATTTCCAGTGTTGAAATCCATGAAGTTTTCGCTTGCGGTAAACAAAAAGTTGGTGATGGAAGATAGTGAGTTAGCACCGGGGGTTGAAGTTGCACTTTTGCCACCTTTTTCAGGAGGATAAGTTATGAATCGATTTGAGCGTCAATATATTTTGACTGGTTTTGGAATAGACGGCCAGCGCAAACTAAAACAAGCTTCTGTATTATTAGTAGGAGCAGGGGGTTTGGGCTGTCCAGCTCTTCTCTATCTGGCAGCAGCAGGAGTTGGTAAAATTGGAGTGATTGACGGCGACATTGTCAGTATTTCCAATCTTAATCGGCAGGTGCTCTTTGGAGAAAATGACCTTGGAAAGAATAAAGCGGAGCAAGCAGTTCGCCGGCTTCAAGAGCAGTATTCTGATATTTCATGGGAAGTTTATCCGGAATTTTTAACTGTTCAAAATGCCCAAGACTTAATTGCAAACTATGATTTGATAGTTGATGGGACGGATAATTTTCCAACCCGCTATTTAATCAATGATGCTTGTGTACTTCACGAAAAGCCATTTGTATTTGGGGCGATTTACCAGCATGAAGGACAAGTCTCCGTGTTCAATTTGGGTGAAAATTCCTGCACCTATCGCGATGTTCATCCTCAAATGCCAGGTCCCGATGAGATTCCTAATTGTTCTGAAACAGGGGTATTGGGCGTATTACCCGGAATTATCGGGAATTTGATGGCTCTGGAAGTAATCAAGGTGTTAAGTGGATATGGAAACCCACTGAAAAATCGAATGCTCTATTTCAATAGCCTTAGCTCTCAATCCTACGAAGTCGAGCTATCAGTTCAGAATGCCAAACTCGGTCCGGATTCTTGGATGGAGCTGGAAAACACCGATTATCAGCAAGCTTGTGGTACAGTGAAGGAAATGTCCTGGAAAGAAGCTATGGGTAAAATGAATCAAAATGTAGCCTTTGTGGATGTGCGAGAACTCGGGGAATTACCTCCTTTGGAATGTACCGGTTTAATGAAAATCCCGATGTCACGCCTAGAGGATGAACTCGATCGGCTAGAAGACGCAGAGCAGATTTTGATTTTTTGTCAAAGCGGGATTCGAAGTCAAAAAGCTGCTCAACGACTTTCGGAGGAATATCCTGATAAAGTCATTTTTTCGATCAAAGGTGGTATCAATGCCCTAAAGTCCTAAACCATGGAAAAAGAACGTAAGCCCAAGAATATCTTTGTTCAAGGTCCGATCTCGCCTGAAAAGATTGCAAATTCGATCGCAAACCATGCGAGTAAAACTGATATCGGTGGACATTCTATTTTTCTGGGTCAGATCCGAGCTGACCAAAAACAGGAAGGGAAGGTCATCGCCATCGATTACACGGCATATGAAGAAATGGCCTTGGAAAAAGCCTTTGAAATTCGGGAAGCGATCTTTGCCAAATACCCATTGACTTGCATGCACATTTACCACAGCCTCGGCGAAATAAAGGTGGGAGAAATTTGCTTGTTCGTCTTTACTTCCTCCAAACATCGAAAAGCAGCTATGCAAGCTTGCGATGAATCGGTGG
Above is a window of Algoriphagus sanaruensis DNA encoding:
- a CDS encoding molybdopterin molybdotransferase MoeA, with protein sequence MLEFISVTQVKSLLQNSSIPRKSEQVPLSEALGRITYSPVIAPIPVPLFDNSGMDGYAICFADAGDSRKVVHMVQAGASPSIEWEKGTAVRIFTGAPVPKGADTVIQQEWVTLVGDQIFFDLEKITLGMHVRKAGAQCHVGEEVIPENTLLTPGSIGLLASLGITTVEVIAKPKVGLILTGDEIVESGTELLPGQIFNSNGPAIQTYLTQLGLDLPTIWKVKDQKDEVVRVIREALNEVDVLLLTGGISVGDFDFVKPALEENGVDPVFYKVKQRPGKPLLVGSKGPQIVFALPGNPASVLSCFIQYVKPVLLTWMGDQGAWTRKIEVPLAETFTKKVPLTFFLKAKLENGKVHILPGQESFNLLPFGIADGLVEIPEELEAIDKGSLVIFYPW
- a CDS encoding sulfite exporter TauE/SafE family protein, encoding MENWDWILYVLMPFAAFMYASVGHGGASSYLMILALMGFAPEEIRPSGLILNMFVSMISFLNYRKTGKFPTSLFLSLILFSIPAAYLGGTLLLETGIYKKILGVLLLFPVLRFAGVFPISEDQRIERKWWMGPVLGFAIGLLSGMIGIGGGIILSPIILMLGWAGVKETAALSALFIFLNSVSGFLGASVFHIEFSTQLWILLPLTVAGGALGAYLGAKKFSPKALKYLLAFVLAFAAVKLILG
- a CDS encoding MoaD/ThiS family protein gives rise to the protein MSNLIHIKAFGMIAEKMGKVSLELENPGSTAALKNELFAQFPVLKSMKFSLAVNKKLVMEDSELAPGVEVALLPPFSGG
- a CDS encoding HesA/MoeB/ThiF family protein, which produces MNRFERQYILTGFGIDGQRKLKQASVLLVGAGGLGCPALLYLAAAGVGKIGVIDGDIVSISNLNRQVLFGENDLGKNKAEQAVRRLQEQYSDISWEVYPEFLTVQNAQDLIANYDLIVDGTDNFPTRYLINDACVLHEKPFVFGAIYQHEGQVSVFNLGENSCTYRDVHPQMPGPDEIPNCSETGVLGVLPGIIGNLMALEVIKVLSGYGNPLKNRMLYFNSLSSQSYEVELSVQNAKLGPDSWMELENTDYQQACGTVKEMSWKEAMGKMNQNVAFVDVRELGELPPLECTGLMKIPMSRLEDELDRLEDAEQILIFCQSGIRSQKAAQRLSEEYPDKVIFSIKGGINALKS
- a CDS encoding molybdenum cofactor biosynthesis protein MoaE; this translates as MEKERKPKNIFVQGPISPEKIANSIANHASKTDIGGHSIFLGQIRADQKQEGKVIAIDYTAYEEMALEKAFEIREAIFAKYPLTCMHIYHSLGEIKVGEICLFVFTSSKHRKAAMQACDESVERIKAELPIWGKEILDTEGNVWKVNT